The Vescimonas coprocola genome includes a window with the following:
- a CDS encoding GGGtGRT protein, translating to MALFESYERRIDKINGVLAQYGIGSVEECREICKAKGFDPYEIVKGIQPICFENACWAYTVGAAIALKSGVKTAAEAAKMIGVGLQSFCIDGSVAEDRKVGLGHGNLGAMLLSDESKCFAFLAGHESFAAAEGAIGIVKNANKARKEPLRVILNGLGKDAAQIISRINGFTYVQTQFDYYTGKLSIVREIRYSEGERADVRCYGADDVREGVAIMHHEGVDVSITGNSTNPTRFQHPVAGTYKKECIEQGKKYFSVASGGGTGRTLHPDNMGAGPASYGMTDTMGRMHSDAQFAGSSSVPAHVEMMGFLGMGNNPMVGATVSVAVAVEEALKK from the coding sequence ATGGCACTGTTTGAAAGCTACGAAAGAAGAATCGACAAGATCAATGGCGTCCTCGCTCAGTATGGCATTGGCTCCGTGGAGGAGTGCCGGGAGATCTGCAAGGCCAAGGGCTTCGACCCCTATGAGATCGTCAAGGGCATCCAGCCCATCTGCTTTGAAAACGCCTGCTGGGCGTATACCGTGGGCGCAGCTATCGCCCTGAAGTCCGGCGTCAAGACCGCTGCCGAGGCCGCCAAGATGATCGGTGTGGGCCTGCAGTCCTTCTGCATCGACGGCTCCGTGGCCGAGGACCGGAAGGTGGGTCTGGGTCACGGCAATCTGGGGGCCATGCTCCTCAGCGATGAGAGCAAGTGCTTTGCCTTTCTGGCGGGCCACGAGTCCTTCGCTGCTGCCGAGGGCGCTATCGGTATCGTGAAGAACGCCAACAAGGCCCGTAAGGAGCCCCTGCGGGTGATCCTCAACGGTCTCGGTAAGGACGCTGCCCAGATCATCAGCCGCATCAACGGCTTTACCTATGTTCAGACGCAGTTTGACTACTATACTGGCAAGCTGAGCATCGTCCGGGAGATTCGTTACTCCGAGGGTGAGCGGGCTGACGTCCGCTGCTACGGTGCCGATGATGTCCGGGAGGGCGTGGCCATTATGCACCACGAGGGTGTAGATGTGTCCATCACCGGCAACTCCACCAACCCCACCCGGTTCCAGCATCCTGTGGCCGGTACCTATAAGAAGGAGTGCATCGAACAGGGGAAGAAGTACTTCTCCGTGGCCTCCGGCGGCGGCACCGGCCGTACCCTGCACCCGGACAACATGGGCGCCGGTCCCGCCAGCTACGGCATGACCGATACCATGGGCCGGATGCACTCCGATGCCCAGTTTGCCGGTTCCAGCTCCGTCCCCGCTCATGTGGAAATGATGGGCTTCCTGGGCATGGGCAACAACCCCATGGTCGGCGCTACCGTTTCCGTGGCTGTGGCTGTGGAAGAGGCTCTGAAGAAGTAA
- a CDS encoding tyrosine-type recombinase/integrase — MKKMRMCFPREKTFSDGFQEYILDCKARNLRDGTIHHYQESVKQIYKRIPPNTPISSLNQQTMQKFYIALRDDPNLNEVSMGTYARDLKTLMRFFMKCGYVPHFEIPLPKADKAPIQTYTDEELRKLLKKPDVRKCIFSTYRSWVIVNFLLSTGVRQNSLVNIKIRDVDFDNGVVYVNTTKNRKPLIIPLNEDIVKILQEYLQYRGGVADDWLFCSVYGKQLTRSSCYHAIWDYCHERGLEQTGVHRFRHTFAKKWATMGGSVVTLQKILGHSSLAITENYLNILTSDLKEDVDKVNIIRSLKQERVRMKA, encoded by the coding sequence ATGAAGAAAATGAGGATGTGCTTTCCAAGAGAAAAGACGTTCAGCGACGGGTTCCAAGAATATATTCTGGACTGCAAGGCAAGGAATTTACGGGACGGAACCATCCACCATTATCAGGAATCCGTCAAACAGATTTACAAGAGAATTCCACCCAATACGCCGATATCCTCTTTGAATCAGCAGACCATGCAGAAGTTCTACATTGCTTTGCGTGATGACCCAAATTTGAATGAAGTTTCCATGGGGACGTATGCCAGAGACCTGAAAACCCTGATGCGCTTTTTTATGAAATGTGGGTATGTCCCCCATTTTGAAATTCCCCTTCCAAAAGCAGACAAAGCGCCCATTCAGACCTACACGGACGAAGAACTGCGGAAGCTCCTGAAAAAGCCTGATGTCCGTAAGTGCATCTTCTCCACCTATCGAAGCTGGGTGATTGTGAACTTTCTGCTTTCTACTGGCGTTCGACAGAACAGCTTGGTCAATATTAAAATCAGGGACGTGGATTTTGACAACGGTGTGGTCTACGTCAATACGACGAAGAACAGAAAGCCCTTGATTATTCCTCTGAACGAGGACATTGTGAAGATTTTACAGGAATACTTGCAGTATCGTGGCGGCGTGGCCGACGATTGGCTCTTTTGCTCGGTGTACGGAAAACAGCTCACCAGAAGCAGCTGCTACCATGCTATTTGGGACTATTGCCACGAAAGAGGGCTGGAACAGACAGGTGTTCACCGTTTTCGGCATACGTTCGCCAAAAAATGGGCAACCATGGGCGGCTCCGTGGTGACGCTCCAAAAGATATTAGGACATAGCAGCTTGGCAATTACAGAAAACTATCTGAATATTCTGACCAGCGACTTGAAAGAGGACGTGGACAAGGTAAACATCATCCGAAGTTTGAAGCAGGAGCGAGTTCGGATGAAAGCCTAG
- a CDS encoding helix-turn-helix transcriptional regulator — translation MANYGKYYIAVRLLLLKQYLEANAGRNRIVQRRELEDLLRKHDMPVEKKTLYQDFAALGDVCGLQLEYDVHKKGYRLLNPPFEPYELRLLVDSVQSSKFITREKAREITAKLKRFADKDTVESLNRENHVANRVRSMNDSVVKDADRIHEAIRKDKKIGFRYFHYSPATGNAKNYVKDGQQLIVSPYALLWNNGNYYLYAYDGKKFRYYRVDRMERISQPLAMPREGRELYKEKDITSQKAKVFDMYGGTACDVRIRFRNELADAVIDQFGKDIQMFAVDAEHFTITAPIEVSPTFFAWIATFGRRVKILSPEPVVAKMQEFLQKSLEMYKNDGEM, via the coding sequence ATGGCGAACTATGGAAAATACTACATCGCCGTCCGTCTGCTACTGCTGAAACAATATCTTGAAGCCAACGCAGGCAGAAACAGAATTGTACAGCGGCGGGAACTGGAAGACCTCTTGAGAAAACATGATATGCCAGTGGAAAAGAAAACCTTGTATCAGGACTTCGCCGCCTTAGGGGATGTCTGCGGCTTACAGTTGGAATACGATGTTCACAAGAAAGGCTACCGACTTCTCAACCCGCCCTTTGAGCCTTACGAACTTCGCCTTTTGGTGGATAGTGTTCAGTCCTCCAAGTTCATCACAAGGGAAAAAGCAAGGGAGATCACTGCCAAACTGAAAAGGTTTGCGGACAAGGACACCGTGGAGAGCCTGAACAGAGAAAACCATGTTGCCAACCGAGTGCGGAGCATGAACGATAGTGTGGTCAAGGATGCCGACCGCATCCACGAGGCCATCCGCAAAGACAAAAAAATCGGCTTCCGCTATTTCCACTATTCCCCCGCCACAGGAAACGCTAAAAACTATGTGAAGGACGGTCAACAGCTGATTGTCAGTCCCTACGCCCTTCTTTGGAACAACGGCAACTACTATCTTTACGCCTACGACGGAAAAAAGTTCCGCTATTACCGAGTGGACAGGATGGAGCGCATCAGTCAGCCTTTGGCAATGCCCCGAGAGGGTAGAGAGCTTTATAAGGAGAAGGACATCACAAGCCAAAAGGCAAAGGTGTTTGATATGTATGGGGGCACGGCTTGCGATGTTCGCATCCGCTTCCGCAATGAACTTGCCGATGCCGTCATTGACCAATTCGGCAAGGACATCCAGATGTTTGCGGTGGATGCCGAGCATTTCACCATTACCGCCCCCATCGAAGTCAGCCCCACTTTCTTTGCGTGGATTGCCACTTTTGGAAGAAGGGTAAAAATTCTTTCTCCTGAACCTGTCGTTGCAAAAATGCAGGAATTTCTGCAAAAATCCTTGGAAATGTATAAAAATGATGGAGAGATGTGA
- the vanT gene encoding serine racemase VanT catalytic subunit: MRTAKKTVPTLDLFRLAAVLLVVMNHTSPLADVSAMADFWLTRVLARVAVPFFLMTTGYFLSRNHWAGVGRQLKKLCLLYGVCILLYLPVNLYAGSFTGPADVLRKLLVDGTFYHLWYFPATILGIVIARWLSRLGHRVALPVAALLYLIGLGGDSYYGLVSQIPLLRTLYDGIFTLCGYTRNGLFFAPLFLLLGVAGRRWNQKLSLAGFFLSLAAMSAEGLWLHRMDVQRHDSMYLALPLCIVCLFSLLLGRNKGESRKVREFSTAVYVLHPLCIVLVRGAAKLLGLGEMLIENSVLHFIVVLALSALLSAPCLLRLQKKPSPTARAWREVDLAALGHNAQVLWNTLAPGTELMAVVKAEAYGHGGAVTARTLQRAGVRAFAVACLAEGIALRKAGIRGTILILAYTSPEETPLLTRWHLTQTVADIDHGRALAARGRRVHVHLALDTGMHRLGILAENRKEILEAFRLPNLVVDGVFSHLYVSDSLEAEDVAYTQEQLTLFYDTVAWLRTAEYDPGKVHIQSSYGLWNLPAQPCDYVRAGIALYGVRSDDAPVQRSLDLRPVLSLRARVASIRTVQAGESAGYGRVFQAEQETKLAVVTIGYADGLPRDLPQRGGQVLIQGRRCPMVGRMCMDQLLVDVSDLSEVAPGDTVTIIGRDGGQVIRAEELAACCGTITNELLSRLGMRLPIVSG, from the coding sequence ATGAGAACGGCTAAGAAAACCGTCCCGACTTTGGACCTCTTTCGTCTGGCGGCAGTCCTGCTGGTGGTGATGAACCACACCTCGCCCCTGGCGGATGTGTCTGCCATGGCTGATTTCTGGCTTACCCGGGTACTGGCCCGGGTGGCAGTCCCATTCTTTCTGATGACCACTGGGTACTTCCTGAGCCGGAATCACTGGGCTGGTGTGGGGCGGCAGCTGAAAAAGCTCTGCCTGCTCTACGGCGTCTGCATCCTTTTGTATCTGCCAGTGAATCTCTATGCCGGCAGCTTCACCGGTCCGGCGGATGTTTTGCGGAAACTGCTGGTGGACGGCACCTTCTACCACCTGTGGTATTTCCCGGCGACCATTCTGGGCATCGTCATCGCCCGGTGGCTCAGCCGGCTGGGCCACCGGGTGGCTCTGCCTGTGGCGGCGCTACTCTATCTCATCGGTCTGGGCGGGGACAGTTACTATGGACTGGTTTCCCAGATCCCGCTGCTTCGGACCCTTTACGACGGCATTTTTACACTGTGCGGCTATACCCGCAATGGCCTGTTCTTCGCGCCACTGTTCCTTCTGCTTGGGGTCGCCGGAAGGCGGTGGAACCAAAAGCTGTCTCTGGCGGGCTTCTTCCTCTCTCTGGCAGCCATGAGCGCCGAGGGGCTGTGGCTCCATCGCATGGATGTCCAGCGCCACGACAGCATGTACCTCGCCCTCCCCCTGTGCATAGTATGCCTTTTTTCTCTGCTGCTGGGCAGAAACAAGGGCGAGTCCAGGAAAGTCCGGGAATTTTCCACAGCCGTGTATGTGCTCCATCCCCTCTGCATCGTACTGGTCCGGGGAGCGGCAAAGCTACTGGGACTGGGAGAAATGCTCATTGAAAACAGTGTTCTCCATTTTATTGTGGTGCTGGCGCTCAGTGCGCTGCTCTCCGCCCCTTGCCTGCTGAGGCTTCAAAAGAAGCCCAGCCCCACCGCTCGGGCCTGGCGAGAGGTGGATCTGGCGGCCCTTGGGCACAACGCCCAGGTGCTGTGGAACACATTGGCCCCGGGGACAGAGCTGATGGCGGTGGTAAAGGCGGAGGCCTACGGTCACGGCGGGGCAGTGACCGCCCGCACCTTACAGCGAGCGGGCGTCCGGGCCTTTGCCGTGGCCTGCCTGGCCGAGGGGATTGCTCTGCGAAAGGCGGGCATCCGGGGGACGATCTTGATCTTAGCTTATACCTCCCCGGAGGAAACTCCGCTCTTGACACGATGGCATCTGACCCAGACGGTGGCGGATATTGACCACGGGCGGGCCTTGGCAGCCAGAGGGCGGCGTGTCCATGTCCATCTGGCCCTGGACACGGGGATGCACCGGCTGGGCATCCTGGCGGAAAACCGGAAGGAGATCCTGGAGGCATTCCGGCTTCCGAACCTGGTAGTGGACGGTGTCTTTTCTCATCTATACGTCTCGGACAGCCTGGAAGCCGAAGATGTTGCCTACACCCAGGAGCAGCTGACCTTGTTCTATGATACGGTGGCCTGGCTCCGAACTGCCGAATATGATCCCGGCAAAGTTCATATCCAGTCCAGCTATGGACTTTGGAACCTCCCAGCTCAGCCCTGTGACTATGTCCGGGCTGGAATCGCACTCTATGGAGTTCGAAGCGATGATGCGCCTGTTCAGCGAAGCCTTGATCTGCGACCGGTTCTGTCTCTCCGGGCCAGAGTGGCCAGTATCCGCACTGTGCAAGCCGGAGAGAGCGCCGGGTACGGGCGGGTCTTTCAGGCAGAGCAAGAAACCAAACTGGCGGTGGTCACCATCGGCTACGCGGACGGTCTGCCCCGGGATCTGCCTCAGCGGGGCGGCCAGGTGCTGATTCAGGGCCGGCGTTGTCCTATGGTGGGGCGGATGTGCATGGACCAGTTGCTGGTGGACGTCAGCGATCTTTCGGAGGTCGCTCCTGGCGATACAGTGACTATTATCGGCCGGGATGGCGGTCAGGTGATTCGGGCAGAGGAACTGGCTGCATGCTGTGGGACGATTACCAACGAACTGCTCTCCCGGTTAGGCATGCGGTTACCCATTGTTTCTGGTTAA
- a CDS encoding M15 family metallopeptidase, with protein sequence MRTVSIPREQIFQGPLVLVNRAHPLHEKERSALTSVDPHHPGILLESRARQLLSACIQKAGGQREIVPVSGWRSQQEQQRIWDDSMAEHGETFTRQYVALPGCSEHQTGLAIDLGKAAGYIDFIRPAFPYDGVCGRFRRLAARYGFIERYQRGKEEVTGISAEPWHFRYVGAPHAQLMETNGLCLEEYRDFLRQGPRSVALENGRMAQVFYVPAAGAVTEVEVPEGCCQISGDNVEGFILTWWGDTHENG encoded by the coding sequence ATGAGAACCGTGTCGATTCCCCGGGAGCAGATTTTTCAGGGGCCGCTGGTCCTGGTCAACCGGGCGCATCCCCTGCATGAAAAAGAGCGATCTGCGCTGACCTCGGTGGACCCGCACCACCCCGGCATTCTTCTTGAAAGCCGGGCACGGCAGCTACTGTCTGCCTGTATCCAAAAGGCGGGGGGACAGCGGGAGATCGTGCCGGTGTCCGGCTGGCGGAGCCAGCAGGAACAGCAGCGGATCTGGGATGACTCCATGGCGGAGCATGGGGAGACATTTACCCGCCAGTATGTGGCCCTTCCAGGATGCAGTGAGCATCAGACCGGCCTCGCCATCGACCTGGGAAAGGCTGCCGGATACATCGACTTCATCCGGCCTGCCTTTCCCTATGACGGCGTCTGCGGAAGATTTAGGCGTCTGGCGGCCCGGTACGGCTTTATCGAACGCTACCAGCGGGGCAAGGAGGAAGTCACCGGGATCTCGGCTGAGCCGTGGCACTTCCGCTATGTGGGGGCGCCCCACGCCCAGCTGATGGAAACCAACGGGCTGTGTCTGGAGGAGTACCGGGACTTTTTGCGGCAGGGTCCCCGGAGCGTCGCTCTGGAAAACGGCCGCATGGCCCAGGTGTTCTATGTGCCCGCCGCCGGAGCCGTCACAGAGGTGGAAGTGCCGGAGGGCTGCTGCCAGATATCCGGCGACAATGTGGAGGGATTTATCCTGACATGGTGGGGGGATACCCATGAGAACGGCTAA
- the vanG gene encoding D-alanine--D-serine ligase VanG yields the protein MKTILVLFGGCSTEYEVSLHSAYAVLSHMDPARYTPLAVGITREGQWLCYTGDLSRLEDGTWQQAADCIPCTPLVEREAHALLLLDGSGRRLLFDAVFPVLHGKNGEDGTVQGLFELAGVPVIGCGTLSSALCMDKDRAHQLAALAGIRVPRSHVFHSSDDFSRIAQAAEELGYPVFVKPVRAGSSFGITKVSGPEELPAAMEEAFRHDSAVILEETIPGFEVGCAVMGNEELTVGLVDEIALSEGFFNYEEKYTLKTSAIHCPARIPPEKAAEIQAAAKTIYRALDCRVFARVDLFLTPDGEIVFNEVNTIPGFTAHSRYPSMMQGIGISFGELVTRLIELGVAG from the coding sequence ATGAAAACCATTCTCGTTCTCTTCGGCGGATGCTCCACGGAGTACGAAGTTTCTCTCCATTCCGCCTATGCGGTGCTGTCCCACATGGACCCCGCCCGCTATACTCCTTTGGCTGTGGGCATCACACGGGAGGGGCAGTGGCTCTGCTATACCGGCGACCTCTCCCGGCTGGAGGACGGTACTTGGCAGCAGGCGGCAGACTGTATCCCCTGCACCCCGCTGGTGGAACGGGAGGCCCACGCTTTACTACTGCTGGACGGCTCCGGCCGCCGTCTCCTCTTTGACGCGGTATTCCCAGTCCTCCACGGCAAGAACGGCGAGGACGGTACGGTACAGGGACTCTTTGAACTGGCCGGGGTCCCGGTCATCGGCTGCGGGACATTGTCCAGCGCCTTGTGCATGGACAAGGACCGGGCCCACCAGCTGGCGGCCCTGGCCGGCATCCGGGTCCCCCGGAGCCACGTCTTTCATTCCAGCGATGATTTCAGCCGGATCGCCCAGGCAGCGGAGGAACTGGGATACCCGGTGTTTGTCAAGCCGGTCCGGGCCGGCTCCTCCTTCGGTATCACCAAAGTCTCCGGGCCGGAAGAGCTGCCCGCCGCCATGGAGGAGGCCTTCCGCCACGACAGCGCCGTGATCCTGGAGGAGACGATCCCCGGCTTTGAGGTGGGCTGCGCGGTCATGGGCAACGAGGAACTGACCGTGGGTCTGGTGGACGAGATTGCGCTGTCGGAGGGCTTTTTCAACTATGAGGAGAAGTACACCTTAAAGACCTCCGCCATCCACTGTCCCGCCCGCATCCCGCCGGAGAAGGCGGCAGAGATCCAGGCAGCGGCAAAAACCATTTACCGTGCCCTGGACTGCCGGGTATTCGCCCGGGTGGATCTGTTCCTCACCCCGGATGGGGAGATCGTCTTCAATGAGGTCAACACCATCCCCGGCTTCACCGCCCACAGCCGCTACCCCAGCATGATGCAGGGCATCGGCATTTCCTTTGGGGAGCTGGTGACCCGCCTGATCGAGTTGGGGGTGGCGGGATGA
- a CDS encoding sensor histidine kinase, with the protein MSKKGNTRSRRRSLRIWGGYLLVLMAWVVAVMALAFLGFIICASITWQPSPLYDFLNWVRDYIVLVCIVTVLAGWVVISFYFISKPIKQLDVVANAAEQLSRPSEEPIQLPDSLEDISIQLNLAREQALRDARAAREAEQRKNDLIVYLAHDLKTPLTSVIGYLTLLRDEPQISPEIRARYTGIALEKAERLEDLINEFFDITRFNLSRLELERQSVDLTRMLEQVASEFRPIFAESGLSCSLDLPPKLHYSCDPDKLARVFDNLLRNASYYSLPDSTVEIAGRIEAGKIVLTFSNAGKNIPQEKLDRIFEQFFRLDSSRATRTGGAGLGLAIAKEIVELHGGTIRADSTEDRITFTICLPSDHSEAP; encoded by the coding sequence TTGAGTAAGAAAGGAAATACCCGCAGCCGCCGGAGATCTTTGCGCATCTGGGGCGGCTACCTGCTGGTCCTCATGGCTTGGGTGGTCGCAGTGATGGCCTTGGCATTCCTGGGCTTCATCATCTGCGCCAGCATCACCTGGCAGCCCTCGCCGCTCTACGACTTCCTGAATTGGGTTCGAGACTACATCGTTCTGGTCTGCATCGTCACAGTGCTGGCGGGCTGGGTGGTCATCAGCTTCTATTTTATCTCCAAGCCCATCAAGCAGCTGGACGTGGTGGCCAATGCGGCAGAGCAATTATCCCGCCCCAGTGAGGAGCCCATCCAGCTGCCGGATTCCCTGGAGGACATCTCCATCCAGCTGAATCTGGCCCGGGAGCAGGCTCTCCGGGACGCCCGGGCAGCCCGGGAGGCAGAACAGCGGAAAAACGACCTAATCGTCTATCTGGCCCACGACCTGAAAACGCCCCTGACCAGCGTCATCGGCTACCTGACCCTCCTGCGGGATGAGCCTCAGATCTCCCCGGAGATCCGGGCCAGGTACACCGGCATCGCCCTGGAGAAGGCGGAGCGGCTGGAGGACCTCATCAACGAGTTCTTCGACATCACCCGCTTCAACCTCTCTCGCCTGGAGCTGGAGCGGCAGAGCGTGGACCTGACGCGGATGCTGGAGCAGGTCGCCAGCGAATTCCGCCCCATTTTCGCAGAATCGGGGCTGTCATGCAGCCTGGATCTGCCGCCCAAGCTGCACTATTCCTGTGACCCGGATAAGCTGGCAAGGGTCTTTGATAATCTCCTGCGCAACGCGTCTTATTATAGCCTGCCGGACAGCACGGTGGAAATTGCCGGACGGATAGAGGCCGGGAAAATCGTACTCACCTTCTCCAATGCGGGAAAGAACATCCCCCAGGAGAAATTGGACCGGATCTTTGAACAGTTCTTCCGTCTGGACAGCTCCCGCGCCACCCGGACAGGTGGTGCGGGCCTTGGCTTAGCCATCGCCAAGGAGATCGTGGAGCTCCACGGCGGGACCATTCGGGCGGACAGCACCGAGGATCGGATCACCTTCACCATCTGTCTTCCGTCAGACCATTCAGAAGCGCCGTAA
- the vanR gene encoding VanR-ABDEGLN family response regulator transcription factor translates to MATHILVVDDETAIADLVEVYLKNEGFTIHKFYNASDALACVRTTRLNLAVLDVMLPDMDGFTLCQRIREDHLFPIIMLTAKVEDMDKIMGLTLGADDYITKPFNPLELVARVKTQLRRYTRYNPREGTVQEVTEYDFRGLQISKATHKCVLFSEELALTPLEFSILWYLCEHRGNVVSSEELFEHVWGEAFMDSNNTVMSHIARLREKMHEPSRKPKFIKTVWGVGYTIE, encoded by the coding sequence ATGGCTACACATATTTTAGTCGTCGATGACGAGACTGCGATCGCAGATCTGGTGGAGGTCTATCTGAAAAACGAAGGCTTCACCATCCACAAATTCTATAATGCCTCCGACGCCCTGGCTTGTGTGCGGACGACACGCTTGAATCTGGCGGTGCTGGATGTGATGCTGCCGGACATGGACGGCTTTACCCTCTGCCAGCGCATCCGGGAGGACCACCTGTTCCCCATCATCATGCTCACCGCAAAGGTGGAGGATATGGACAAGATCATGGGGCTGACCTTGGGAGCGGACGACTACATCACCAAGCCCTTCAATCCTCTGGAACTGGTGGCCCGGGTCAAGACTCAGCTGCGCCGCTACACCCGGTACAACCCCAGGGAGGGGACAGTCCAGGAGGTCACCGAATACGACTTTCGAGGCCTTCAGATCTCCAAGGCCACTCACAAGTGCGTCCTGTTCAGCGAGGAACTGGCCCTGACGCCCTTGGAATTCTCCATTCTCTGGTATCTATGTGAGCACCGGGGGAATGTGGTGTCCAGCGAGGAACTGTTTGAACATGTTTGGGGCGAGGCGTTTATGGACAGCAACAACACCGTCATGAGTCACATCGCCCGGCTACGGGAAAAGATGCACGAGCCCAGCCGAAAGCCCAAATTCATCAAGACCGTTTGGGGGGTGGGGTACACCATTGAGTAA
- a CDS encoding sigma-70 family RNA polymerase sigma factor codes for MTNEELVRRYYGGDERALEELYRRNLGLIRRIARETAREFNCLHMDRERPGELSGYTKTILEDLCGEGALEFLTRVQSREYDESRAVLATYLYPHLKGRMIRWLEQHIGNLSLSKHEMDAVRQAQRLYHSGQFSIEEIAEKMDVLLEQAVKHIRYNTHFVGVNDLIPGSYDGDPFERLMPGNLSVSAEQVVYRKVCIELLQELFDALPKKDRDILGKFYGVFGFEKTSLKEIGMYHMMKESAVEKAKERAVTKLKKAYPGSRLQIWRNVHRMIRRPILPAKDDRALRRSFTTSTLRNQESGRS; via the coding sequence ATGACCAATGAGGAATTGGTTCGCCGATATTACGGCGGTGATGAGCGCGCGCTGGAGGAGTTGTACCGCAGGAATCTCGGGCTGATCCGGCGCATCGCCCGGGAGACTGCCAGAGAGTTCAACTGTCTGCATATGGACAGGGAAAGACCGGGAGAGTTGTCCGGCTATACGAAAACGATTCTGGAGGATCTTTGCGGCGAGGGTGCGTTGGAATTTCTGACACGGGTCCAGAGCAGAGAATACGATGAGAGCCGTGCTGTGCTTGCCACCTACCTGTACCCACATCTGAAAGGCCGGATGATCCGTTGGCTGGAGCAACATATCGGAAATCTTTCTCTGAGCAAGCACGAGATGGATGCTGTCCGGCAGGCACAAAGGCTATATCATTCAGGTCAGTTCAGCATCGAAGAGATCGCGGAGAAAATGGATGTCCTTCTGGAACAGGCTGTCAAGCACATCCGTTACAACACCCATTTTGTTGGTGTCAATGATCTTATCCCTGGGAGCTATGACGGTGATCCCTTTGAGCGGCTGATGCCTGGGAATCTCTCTGTTTCTGCGGAGCAGGTCGTGTATCGAAAAGTCTGCATTGAGCTGCTGCAGGAACTATTTGATGCTCTCCCGAAGAAGGACAGGGACATCCTCGGAAAATTCTACGGCGTATTCGGATTTGAAAAAACTTCGCTGAAGGAAATCGGCATGTACCACATGATGAAGGAGTCCGCCGTGGAAAAGGCAAAGGAGCGTGCTGTCACAAAGCTGAAAAAAGCCTATCCGGGTAGCAGGCTGCAGATCTGGAGGAATGTTCATCGTATGATACGCAGACCGATCCTGCCAGCGAAGGATGACAGAGCACTGCGGCGCAGCTTCACGACTTCGACCCTACGAAATCAGGAGTCTGGAAGATCGTAG